ACAAACGCGTCATCGCCTACGTAACCCCCGCAGCCCACAACAGCCCCCCGGACGAGCTCTCTGACGCCCAGCGGGTCGCCGAGTGGCAGGCGATCCAGGATCAGCACTACCGAAGCGACGCCGCGGCCGAGGACGACTTCGCCGGCTGGGCGAGCAGCTACGACGGTCGGCGGATCCCGGTCGAGCAGATGGAGCAATGGCGCGGCGAGACCGTAAGCCGCGTCCTGAAGCTCAACCCGAAGCGCGTGTTGGAGATCGGCGTCGGCAGCGGCCTCATCCTGTCCAAGGTCGCTCCGCACTGCGAGTCCTACTGGGGTGCGGACCTTTCGGCGGAGGTCATCGGCCGCCTGAGCCGGCGCGTGGCCGACGAGCCGCGTCTTTCCGGCAGAGTCCACTTGCTCAACCGGCCGGCGGACGACTTCGACGGCATCCCCCAGGGACACTTCGACGTCATCGTCATCAACTCCGTGATCCAGTACTTCCCGAGCGGCGAGTATCTGAAGCGGGTACTGCTCAAGGCTATGGAACACCTGGCGCCCGGCGGCACCGTGTTCCTCGGTGACGTGCGGAACCTGAAGCTGCTCGGATGCTTCCACGCGGCGGTCTCCATGAGGGGAATCGAGGCGCGCCCGGGAAGCACCGAGCATGCCGCGGCGATGAAGCGCAGCATGGACATGGAGCAGGAACTTCTCGTAGACCCCGACTTCTTCTCCGCGTTCGCGGATGAAACCGATGTGATTTCAGCTCATCGCGTCATGCTCAAGGAACAGGACGCGAAGAACGAACTCTCGCTCTACCGGTACGACGTCGCGCTCCGCAAGGCGGGCGGCAAGGAGCCGACGCCGCGAGAGGTCCGTGTGCTCATCTGGGGAGTTGACGTACACAGTCTCACGGAGGCGGCTGGACTCCTCGACCGTGAGCGCCCGGACGCCCTCCTTCTGACAGGCCTGCCGAATGCGAGACTTGTTGCCGACCGCCGCCTGCTGTCCGCGCTGAGCGGTGAGAGCGCGCCCCCCGACGGGTGGGCTGTCGAGGCGGTCGATCCGGGGCAGATCTGCGACGCCGCCACGAGCAACGGCCTTCGCGCTTCCCTCGACTGGTCCCGGGAATCCCCCTATTCCTTCGACCTGCTCCTCGTCCCTGAAGGCTTCGACGACCTCGACGGTTTCGCGCGCACCGGCGCCGAGGGGGCCGCCGGATCCGGTTCCGAGAAGTTCTTCAACGTGCCGAACTCTTCGCGGCCGGAGGCCTTGAACACCGAGACTCTGATCCGTCGCGTGCAGGAGTCCCTGCCCGAGTACATGGTCCCGGCGGCCGTCGTGGTACTGGACGACTTCCCCTTGACCTCGAACGGGAAGCTGGATCGTGCCGCGCTCCCGGCTCCGGAAGCGCGTCGGTCGGTCGCGCACCGGTCGGCCCGAACCCCTGTGGAGGAGACTCTGTGCGGCCTGTTCGCCGAGGTCCTGGGGTTGGACGAGGTCGGGATCGATGACGGGTTCTTCGAGCTGGGAGGCCACTCGCTCCTTGCCACCCGCCTGGTCAGCGGTATTCGTGCCGCCCTCGGCGTAGAAATGCCGCTCGCCACCATATTTGACTCTCCTCGCGTATCCGAGATCGCAATGATGGTGGGCGTCGCGGAGAAGGCTCGACCGGCACTGCGCCGCATGCCCCGGAAGTGAGAATGCATATGCACCCCTTGTCGTTCGCGCAGCGCCGCCTCTGGCTTCTGGAAAACCTGAACGGGCCCAGCTCCGCATACAACCTGCCGGCAGCATTTCGGTTGTCGGGTGCGTTGAACGTGGTCGCGTTGCGAGAAGCCCTCAATGACGTCGTGTCCCGACATGAGTCGCTGCGGACCGCCTTCCCCGAGGTGGAGGGCGAGCCGTACCAACAGGTCCTGGAGACCGGTTCGGTCCAGGTCACGTTCGATGTCCACGACGTCACCGAGACGGAGCTGGAGGAGCACGTCGCTCGGGCCGTGCAGAGGACCTTTGACCTGGGCACGGAGATCCCGCTCCGCGCATCCCTCTTCTTCGTACGCCCGGACGATTGCGTGCTCGTCCTGGTGATGCACCACATCGCCTGTGACGGCTGGTCCATGGGGCCGCTCGCGCAGGATCTCCTGACCGCGTACGAGGCAAGGTGCGCCGGACATACCCCGTCGTGGGAGGCGCTGCCGACGCAGTACGTGGACTACACACTCTGGCAACAGGACGTCCTGGGGGACGTCGATGACCCAGAGAGTGTCTTTGCCCGCCAACTCGCCTACTGGACAGCGGCGCTCGACGGCGCGCCGGACGTGCTGGAGCTGCCCACTGTGCGTCCGCGGCCGGCGGTGGCGAGCCATCGGGGTGATGCCGTTACCTTCCGGTGCGGGCCGGAACTGCGCGGCAGACTGTTCGAGCTGGCCCGCGAAACTCAGTCCACCTTGTTCATGGTGGTACAGGCGGCGCTCTCCGGTCTGCTGACGCGACTCGGGGCGGGTACGGACATCCCCATCGGCTCGGCCGTCGCCGGGCGCACGGACGAGGCCCTGGACGACCTGGTCGGATTCTTTGTCAACACGCTGGTGCTGCGCACCGACACCTCAGGGGATCCGAGCTTCCGTGAGCTGCTGCGGCGGGTGAAAGACGTAGACCTGGCAGCGTACTCGCACCAGGAGCTTCCCTTCGAGAAGCTCGTCGAGGTGCTCAACCCGAAGCGCTCCATGGCTCGTCATCCTCTGTTCCAGGTCATGCTGGCATTCGACAACAACTCACAGGCCGCGTGGAAACTTCCCGGAGTGCGGGTGAGCGAGTTGCCCGTGCGCCTCGGGGCGGAGAAGTTCGACCTCAGTTTCTCCTTCAGTGATGCCGGGGACGACCTGAGCGGAATGCTCAGCTACGCGACAGATCTGTTCGACCAGCAGTCGGCGGACCTGATCGCGGCGAGGCTCGTACGCTTCCTTGAGGAAGTGGCCGCGGACCCGGACCTGCCCCTGGGCCAGGTGGACGTCCTCTCGGCCGACGAACGGCGCCGGCTCATGGTGGAGCCGAACGACTCCGCAGGCGAGGTTCCGGAGCAGTCTCTGGCCGAGCTGTTCGCGGCCCAGGCCGCCCGGACCCCGGACGCCGTGGCGTTGGTGTTCCAGGGTCAGGAGGTCAGCTACGCGGACTTGAACGGGCGCGCGAACCAATTGGCCCACTACCTGATCGGTCAGGGCGTCGGGCCCGAGCAGCTGGTGGGAATGGCGGTCCCGCGGTCCGTCGAGATGGTGGTCTCGATCCTGGGCATCCTGAAGGCGGGTGGAGCGTATCTTCCGATCGACACGGATTACCCTGCGGATCGCATCGACTTCATCCTCCGCGACGCCCGGCCGAGCCTGGTCCTGGGCTGTGAGAGCACCGGTGGCTCCCTCGGTCCCGGCACGACAGCGGGGCCTGCCAGGGTCGACATCGACTCCCCTGCCTTCGCCGAGGTCCTCGGCGGACTCCCGTCAGGAAATCCTGAACTGAGGCACGGTTCGCACGCCGACCGCCGCCTGAACCCCGTCTACGTGATCTACACCTCCGGTTCGACAGGGAAGCCCAAGGGCGTACTCACCTCGAACGGCTGCCTCCTCAGCTCGCTCGGGTCCATGCAGCAGAAGCTCGGCCTGGAGTCCGGCGACCGGTTCCTCGCGATTTCCAGCGTCTCGTTCGACACGTCGGCTCTGGAGATGTTCCTGCCGTTGCTCGCGGGAGCCGCCATGGTGATGGCCACCCGGGAGGACGCGAAGGACCCGGAGGCTGTGGCGTCGCTCATCGACGAGGCGCACATCACCCTCGTCCAGGGCACTCCGCCCTGGTGGCAGTCGCTCGTGGACAGCGGAGTCCGGTGGAAGCAGGACATCAAGGCGCTGGTGGGCGGAGAGACACTTTCCGATCTGCTGGGCCGCCAGCTGTGCGAAATAGCCGAGTCCGTCATGAACGTCTACGGGCCCACCGAGACGACCATCTGGACGACCGTCGGACGGGTGACCGCGGGGAGACGGATGCCACCGATCGGCCGGCCGATTCCCCACGCGAAGGTCTATGTCCTCGATGCCTTCCTGCAGCCGTCGCCGGGCGGAGTGACCGGCGAGCTGTACATCGCGGGAGCGGGGGTGGCCCGTGGCTACGTGAATGGCGCGGGGGCCACGGCTCAGCGTTTCGTCGCGGATCCGTTCGGGCCTCCAGGCTCTCGGATGTACCGCTCGGGAGACTTGGCGCGCTGGAATCACGACGGTGAGCTGGAGTTCGTCGGCCGGGCGGACCACCAGGTCAAGGTGCGTGGTTTCAGGATCGAGCTCGGCGAGATCGAGGCGGTTCTGACCGGCCACGACGCCGTCGCTCGTGCGGTGGTCGTGGTGCGGGAGGACCAGCCGGGAGACAGACGCATTGTCGCCTACGTGACCCCTGCGGCCGGAACGGATGCGGTGGACGGCCGTGCGCTGCGCGGTTACTGCGGCCGAGCGGTGCCGGAGTACATGGTGCCGGCCGCGGTCGTAGCGCTCGAAGAGTTCCCGCTCACGCCGAACGGGAAGGTGGACCGCGAGGCCTTCCCTTCTCCTTCGCCGGATCGCCACCGCACAGGGCGTGCGCCGCGGAACGCGCAGGAGGCGCTGCTGTGCCGGCTGTTCGCAGACGTGCTCGGACTGGAGTCGGTCGGGATCGACGACGACTTCTTCGATCTCGGTGGCCATTCGCTGCTGGCCATCCGGCTGATGTCTCGGGCGCGTGCCAGGCTAGGCGTCGCGTGGGGCATTCGTGAGCTGTTCCAGTACCCCACCGCGAGCGGGTTGGCGGCGCTGGTCGCAGCGGAAGAGGGGCAGGAGTCGCCGGCTCCGGTGGGGCAGTATGACGACTACCTGGGCTCGTTGTTCTGCCTGCGCTCCCAGGGGGACCGGACCCCGGTCTTCTGCGCCGCCCCGGCGATGGGACTCAGCTGGGGGTTCACCGCGCTACTGCCGCTTCTGCCGGAGCGGCCGGTCTACGCCCTTCAGGACCCCGCGATCACCGATGAGGGCGAGTTGGCGCCGAGCGTTGAAGCGATCGCCGCGCATCACGTGCAACGCATTCGGACGGTCCAGCCTCACGGCCCCTATCTGTTGATGGGCCGCTCCTTCGGTGGGCTTGTCGCCTACGAGGTGGCGGCGCAGCTGGAGCGGCAGGGCGAATCGGTGGCCTTCCTCGGTCTGCTGGACGCGCTGCAACTCGGGTCCGATGGCGAGCCGGAGCCCGGGCGGGCGGAAGTGATCGAGCAGGAGTCGCTGCGCATTCTGTTGCGCGAAGGCATGCCCGAAGCGCCCTACCCGCCCACTCGCGTGCGGGATCGCGCGGAGGTCGTCGCCACCGTGCACCACGCGGAAGGTCCCCTGCACGGGTTGAGCGAGCGCATGCTCAATCGACTGGTCGACGTATCCGCCAACAGTATTGAGCTGTCCGTCTCCTACCGGCCCTCGCCATACCGGGGCCGCCTGCACTACTTCGCAGCGATCGCGGACCCGACCACCCTCTCCGCGGCTGCGAAGGAGGAGATGTGGAAGCGCGCTGCGCCTGACACCGTCCTTCGCGAACTGGACTGCCTGCACAGGGAAACGCTGACGCCTGGTCCTGCGGCGGTCATTGTCGAGGAGCTCTCCCTCGTGCTCGCTGAGCTCGGAATCCGATAGAGGGATCTCTGAACTCTCGGCAGAGAACCGCGGCGGAGCCGGCTGACAGGCACGAGCCGCGACAGCACCCCAGCCCATCCCGTTTGATATTCCTCAACGCACAGGAGAACGCCATGCCGAACCCGTTCGAAAACCCGGACGGCCAGTACCACGCACTGGTCAACGACGAGAAGCAGTACTCACTGTGGCCTTCGTTCGTGCCAGTCCCGGAAGGCTGGTCCATCGCGCTCGGCCCCGCGTCCCGTGACGAGTGCCTTGCGTTCGTGAGCGAGACATGGACGGACATGAGGCCGGCCAGCCTTGCGCGCGCGATGGCCGACTGAGCGCGTCCGACCATCGACCTCTCTCAGGTCGGGCACGGCCGCTGGACCAGTCCCCTGCCACAAACCCGAACCTCATGCCGGTTCATTTTCCACGGTTTAGAGAAATGTGACACCTTTCCATGAAGCGCTTCGTCAAGGATTCCTTTTCCGGCCTTCCCGGAGATTTTTGGTGGCTGTGGACAGCCACGCTCATCAATAGCCTCGGCGGCTTTGTTGGAATCTTCCTGGCGCTCTACCTCACGAACGGCCTGGGCTACTCCCCGAGTTTCACGGGTTTTGTGGTATCTCTGTACGGCGGCGGGGCCGTGATCTCCTCGATTCTCGGCGGATTTCTGGCCGATCGCATCGGGCGTACGCGCACCATCCTGGCCGCTCAGCTGACGACCGGCATCTCCACTCTCCTGCTCGGGTTCGCCGACAGCGCCACAGAGATCTCGACCATGGCGTTCGTGGTGGGGGTATCGGGCGCGGCATCGCGCCCAGCAATCGGTGCGACGATCGCAGATCTGGTGGAGGGACCCGAACGGCAGAAGGCGTTTTCGCTGAACTACTGGGCGGGGAATCTGGGGTTCGGCGCATCGGCAGCGATCGTGGGTATGGTCGCCGAGCACGGGTACCGCCCCCTCTTCATGGCCGAGGCCGCAGCCACGCTTGTCTGCGCAATCCTGGTGTACGTACAGGTACCGGAAACGAGCGGGAAGCGGAGCCGTGAAAAGACACGGGATTCACGCTTCCTTGCGGGGTATGCCTCCGTGTGCCGGGACTGGTCATTCCTGGGGATCGTGGCAATGACGTTTCTCATGGCCCTGCTGTTCCAGCAGGCTGCGACCTCATTGCCGATCTCGATGACTCTGGATGGTTTCTCGAGTGCGGACTACGGGACGGTGATCAGCCTGAACGGGTTCATGATCGTCCTCCTTCAGGTCCCGCTGTCCCGCGTGGTGAAGTCCGTAAGCCCGAGGCGGGCTCTTGCGGTATCGGCGCTCCTGTGCGGATTCGGCCTCACCGTCATAACGGGTGCCAGTTCACTGCCGTTCTATTTCTCGGCCGTAGCCATCTGGACTCTGGGGGAGATAATTTTCGCACCCGTGATCATGAACGTTGTTTCCCAGATGTCGCCGTCTGCGGCACGAGGGCGATATCAGGGCATGTATCAACTGGCCTTCTCTGGCGCCGCCCTCGTGGCTCCCATCTCCAGCGGGAATGTGATCGACCAGTTCGGGACCAGAACCATCTGGATCCTGTGCGGCGTCATAGGTACGGTTGCAGCGATCGGTTACCTGACACTGGGGCGGGCGGCGGAAAGACGGTCAAACAAGTCCGTCGACCTTGCGATAGCTACGCCGAGCTGACCGCGTGCGCTTCATTACACAACTGCCCTGCGCGCATTAAATGCCGCGCCTGTCAGGCGATTCCTGTCGCCGACTGTAACTCCCAAAAGGCTTTAGCGGCCGGTAGAACCGAGAAGGTTACATTGCACAACTACGAACAACCCGAATTCCCCGCGAAACGGAGGCGGGCGTGACGACACAGTGCCTGCACAGGACCTTCGAAAGGCAGGCGGCTGCCGCTCCGGAGGCATTGGCGGTTGTTTCTCAGGGTGAAGAACTGACCTACGGCGAACTGGACGCGCGCGCGGACCGGGTGGCGCAGCTGCTCGTGGACGCGGGAGTGCGCCGGGGGTCCCTGGTGGGGATCCATCTGGAGCGCGGGGCGCAGATGGTGGTGGCGATCCTCGCCACGCTGAAGGCCGGCGCGGGCTACGCGATGCTGGACCCGGAGTTCCCCGTACACCGTCTGCGTGACATGGTCGAAGACGTGGCGCCTGCCGTCGTGATCGCCGGCAGCGAGGCGGACGTGAACAGGCTGGGCACTTCGGCGGGGTTCGTCGGCCTGGCCGGCGCCACGGACCGGCCCCTGCCTCGCGGAGCTGTCGCTGCCACTTCCGAGGACACCGCCTGCGTCATCTTCACCTCCGGATCCACGGGCCGCCCCAAGGGCGTCACCGCTCCGCACCGGGCGTTGGCCGGGACCGTCCTGGGGCAGTCCTTTACGCGGTTCGGTCCCGACACGGTCTGGCTCCAGTGCGCGCCCATCTCCTGGGATGCCTTCGTTCTGGAGCTCTGGGGCCCCCTGTTGACCGGCGGCACCTGTGTGTTCCATCCGGGGCGGCCCAACCCCATCCAGATGGAGCGTCTCGTGGCCGCGCACGGCATCACCACGATGAATCTCCCGACCGTCCTCTTCCACGTGATCATGGAGGAGTATCCGGAGGCGCTGGCAGGGCTGACGGATCTGCTCGTCGGCGGTGAGGCGCTTTCGCCCGGGCATGCGGCCCAGTTGCTCCGGGAGTTCCCGGAGCTGCGTTTCGTCAACGGCTACGGACCGGTCGAATGCATGGTCTTCGTGACCACACACCGTGTTACCGCAGAGAGTGCGGCACGGGCATCGGTCCCGATCGGTCACAGCATGGCCGGCAAGAACGTGTACGTACTCGATGAGTGGCTGCGGCCGGTGGCCGACGGGGACGCCGGTGAGCTGTACGCCTCGGGCGAGGGACTGGCCAACGGCTACCTCGGGAGGCCGGGGACGACCGCCGAACGGTTCGTCGCGGACCCCTTCGGGAGGCCGGGCGGACGCATGTACCGCACGGGCGACTTCGTACGGTTCCACGCCGACGAGCCCCTGGAATTCATCGGGCGGGTGGACGGGCAGGTGAAGATCCGGGGCGTTCGTATCGAATTCGCCGAAGTCGAATCCGTCCTGGAGACGCACGCCGCAGTCAAGAGGGCTGTCGTCGCGGCAACTGGCGACACGCCCGAAGATCGAAAGCTTGTCGCCTTCCTCGCGGTCCGCGCGGAACAGGGAGATGCCGGTTCCACGGAAGCCGAGCTCCGCTCCTACGCCGCGGAGAAAATGCCCGAATTCATGGTGCCTCACCGGTTCGTGGTTCTGGACTCCCTTCCCGTGACGCACAACGGAAAGATCGACCGTACCGCTCTGCTCGCATCCAACAAATAGACCACTGAAAGGTAGTAAGAATGCTGATTCTGGGATTCAAAGAGGGCCACGACGGCGCGGTTGCCGCTATCGAGGACGGAAAGCTCCTCTTCTCGCTCGAGGCGGAGAAGGACTCGTTCCCCCGCTATGACCGCCTGACCGCCGATGTCCTGCTCCGGGCGGCGGAGAAGCTGGGGCGGATACCTGACGCACTCGCGGTCGGTGGCTGGGTGAAGGGCACACACAACACGGAACCCCCCTCTCGGACTGGCTACTACGGCGTGGGGCCCGGATCGATTTCGGACGAGGCTGGGAAGTTCTTCGGCCAGGACGTGAAGGTATTCTCCTCCACGCACGAGCGGTCACACATAATGACCGCACTCGGCCTTTCTTCATTCCCCCAGGGCCAGCCGTTCTACTGCTTGGTGTGGGAGGGGAACATCGGGTCGTTCTACCTCATCGACGAAAACGGCGAGGTCACCCATCTCCGCCACGTCATGGCCGACCCGGGCAACAAGTACGCCTACCTGTTCGCGCTGGCCGACCCCAGCTTCCCGGCGAACAAGGGGCTGCTCAGGCTCCAGGACGCAGGCAAGCAAATGGCGTTGACGGGCTTCGCGAAGCACACCAGCCTGAACAAGGACGAAAGGGAGATCATCGACTTCCTCCTGGAGCAGGAACAGATCATCCTCAATCTAGGCAAGGACGATCTGACATGGAGCCCTTTCCATAACATAGGACTGGATTCACAGGAGTACAGGAATCTGGCCGCCAAGTTCTCGGACGCGATATTCGACCGGTTCTTCCAGTACGCGAAGGCTGAACTCACGGAGGGGTACCCTCTGCTGATCTCCGGTGGTTGCGCACTCAACTGCGAGTGGAACCGCCGCTGGCGGGAGTGTGGGCTCTTCCCCGAGGTGTTCGTGCCGCCGTGTCCGAATGACAGCGGCTCCGCGCTGGGCACGGCCATCGACGCGCAACTGCACTACACCGGGTCTGCCACGGTGTCCTGGGATGTCTATGCCGGAGAGGAGTTCGTCGAGGATGTCCCCTTCGCGTCCGACGACTACGACGTCAGGCCGCTGGACTTCGGTGAAGTAGCCGCCTCCCTGGCGGCCGGCAACGTGATCGGCTGGGCCCAGGGCCGGTGGGAGATGGGCCCGCGAGCGCTCGGCAACCGCTCGATCCTGGCCGCGCCGTTCACGACGGAGTCGATGACCCGACTCAACGGGATCAAGAAGCGTGAAAGCTACAGGCCGATCGCACCGATCACTCTGGAGTCCGACGCCGCGAACTGGTTCAGCGGTTCGATTCCGGATCCCCACATGCTCTACTTCAG
This genomic interval from Streptomyces sp. NBC_00464 contains the following:
- a CDS encoding non-ribosomal peptide synthetase, yielding MSFAQRRLWLLENLNGPSSAYNLPAAFRLSGALNVVALREALNDVVSRHESLRTAFPEVEGEPYQQVLETGSVQVTFDVHDVTETELEEHVARAVQRTFDLGTEIPLRASLFFVRPDDCVLVLVMHHIACDGWSMGPLAQDLLTAYEARCAGHTPSWEALPTQYVDYTLWQQDVLGDVDDPESVFARQLAYWTAALDGAPDVLELPTVRPRPAVASHRGDAVTFRCGPELRGRLFELARETQSTLFMVVQAALSGLLTRLGAGTDIPIGSAVAGRTDEALDDLVGFFVNTLVLRTDTSGDPSFRELLRRVKDVDLAAYSHQELPFEKLVEVLNPKRSMARHPLFQVMLAFDNNSQAAWKLPGVRVSELPVRLGAEKFDLSFSFSDAGDDLSGMLSYATDLFDQQSADLIAARLVRFLEEVAADPDLPLGQVDVLSADERRRLMVEPNDSAGEVPEQSLAELFAAQAARTPDAVALVFQGQEVSYADLNGRANQLAHYLIGQGVGPEQLVGMAVPRSVEMVVSILGILKAGGAYLPIDTDYPADRIDFILRDARPSLVLGCESTGGSLGPGTTAGPARVDIDSPAFAEVLGGLPSGNPELRHGSHADRRLNPVYVIYTSGSTGKPKGVLTSNGCLLSSLGSMQQKLGLESGDRFLAISSVSFDTSALEMFLPLLAGAAMVMATREDAKDPEAVASLIDEAHITLVQGTPPWWQSLVDSGVRWKQDIKALVGGETLSDLLGRQLCEIAESVMNVYGPTETTIWTTVGRVTAGRRMPPIGRPIPHAKVYVLDAFLQPSPGGVTGELYIAGAGVARGYVNGAGATAQRFVADPFGPPGSRMYRSGDLARWNHDGELEFVGRADHQVKVRGFRIELGEIEAVLTGHDAVARAVVVVREDQPGDRRIVAYVTPAAGTDAVDGRALRGYCGRAVPEYMVPAAVVALEEFPLTPNGKVDREAFPSPSPDRHRTGRAPRNAQEALLCRLFADVLGLESVGIDDDFFDLGGHSLLAIRLMSRARARLGVAWGIRELFQYPTASGLAALVAAEEGQESPAPVGQYDDYLGSLFCLRSQGDRTPVFCAAPAMGLSWGFTALLPLLPERPVYALQDPAITDEGELAPSVEAIAAHHVQRIRTVQPHGPYLLMGRSFGGLVAYEVAAQLERQGESVAFLGLLDALQLGSDGEPEPGRAEVIEQESLRILLREGMPEAPYPPTRVRDRAEVVATVHHAEGPLHGLSERMLNRLVDVSANSIELSVSYRPSPYRGRLHYFAAIADPTTLSAAAKEEMWKRAAPDTVLRELDCLHRETLTPGPAAVIVEELSLVLAELGIR
- a CDS encoding MbtH family protein, encoding MPNPFENPDGQYHALVNDEKQYSLWPSFVPVPEGWSIALGPASRDECLAFVSETWTDMRPASLARAMAD
- a CDS encoding MDR family MFS transporter, with protein sequence MKRFVKDSFSGLPGDFWWLWTATLINSLGGFVGIFLALYLTNGLGYSPSFTGFVVSLYGGGAVISSILGGFLADRIGRTRTILAAQLTTGISTLLLGFADSATEISTMAFVVGVSGAASRPAIGATIADLVEGPERQKAFSLNYWAGNLGFGASAAIVGMVAEHGYRPLFMAEAAATLVCAILVYVQVPETSGKRSREKTRDSRFLAGYASVCRDWSFLGIVAMTFLMALLFQQAATSLPISMTLDGFSSADYGTVISLNGFMIVLLQVPLSRVVKSVSPRRALAVSALLCGFGLTVITGASSLPFYFSAVAIWTLGEIIFAPVIMNVVSQMSPSAARGRYQGMYQLAFSGAALVAPISSGNVIDQFGTRTIWILCGVIGTVAAIGYLTLGRAAERRSNKSVDLAIATPS
- a CDS encoding amino acid adenylation domain-containing protein, which gives rise to MTTQCLHRTFERQAAAAPEALAVVSQGEELTYGELDARADRVAQLLVDAGVRRGSLVGIHLERGAQMVVAILATLKAGAGYAMLDPEFPVHRLRDMVEDVAPAVVIAGSEADVNRLGTSAGFVGLAGATDRPLPRGAVAATSEDTACVIFTSGSTGRPKGVTAPHRALAGTVLGQSFTRFGPDTVWLQCAPISWDAFVLELWGPLLTGGTCVFHPGRPNPIQMERLVAAHGITTMNLPTVLFHVIMEEYPEALAGLTDLLVGGEALSPGHAAQLLREFPELRFVNGYGPVECMVFVTTHRVTAESAARASVPIGHSMAGKNVYVLDEWLRPVADGDAGELYASGEGLANGYLGRPGTTAERFVADPFGRPGGRMYRTGDFVRFHADEPLEFIGRVDGQVKIRGVRIEFAEVESVLETHAAVKRAVVAATGDTPEDRKLVAFLAVRAEQGDAGSTEAELRSYAAEKMPEFMVPHRFVVLDSLPVTHNGKIDRTALLASNK
- a CDS encoding carbamoyltransferase C-terminal domain-containing protein, whose protein sequence is MLILGFKEGHDGAVAAIEDGKLLFSLEAEKDSFPRYDRLTADVLLRAAEKLGRIPDALAVGGWVKGTHNTEPPSRTGYYGVGPGSISDEAGKFFGQDVKVFSSTHERSHIMTALGLSSFPQGQPFYCLVWEGNIGSFYLIDENGEVTHLRHVMADPGNKYAYLFALADPSFPANKGLLRLQDAGKQMALTGFAKHTSLNKDEREIIDFLLEQEQIILNLGKDDLTWSPFHNIGLDSQEYRNLAAKFSDAIFDRFFQYAKAELTEGYPLLISGGCALNCEWNRRWRECGLFPEVFVPPCPNDSGSALGTAIDAQLHYTGSATVSWDVYAGEEFVEDVPFASDDYDVRPLDFGEVAASLAAGNVIGWAQGRWEMGPRALGNRSILAAPFTTESMTRLNGIKKRESYRPIAPITLESDAANWFSGSIPDPHMLYFSKVTSDSLQAVTHVDGTARAQTVTPEQNPRMARLLTEFRDITGYSVLCNTSLNFNGRGFINRTSDLIQYGEEHGLDGYVVGNTFAVRRGPRA